In Melioribacteraceae bacterium 4301-Me, a genomic segment contains:
- a CDS encoding Hsp20/alpha crystallin family protein → MTNTFFELHNDIRNNFQRYLNNCSRKFPFHFFEQNFFPNADIINEYGNIKIFLEVPGVKKENIKITLQDNILTVEGEKKNEADLIESAEYLLKERYFGKFKRDFILPENLDYNNIKAKINDGILEIFISGLDSTKHENKTIKIN, encoded by the coding sequence ATGACAAATACATTCTTCGAACTACACAATGATATAAGAAATAATTTCCAGCGTTACTTAAATAATTGCTCCAGGAAATTTCCTTTCCATTTTTTTGAGCAAAATTTTTTTCCTAATGCAGATATAATAAACGAATATGGCAATATAAAGATATTTTTAGAAGTTCCTGGAGTTAAAAAAGAAAATATTAAAATCACATTGCAAGATAATATTTTAACTGTAGAAGGTGAAAAGAAAAATGAAGCTGATTTAATCGAGAGCGCTGAATATTTGCTGAAAGAGAGATATTTCGGTAAGTTTAAGCGAGACTTCATCTTACCTGAAAATTTGGATTACAATAATATTAAGGCGAAAATTAACGATGGTATACTCGAAATTTTTATCTCTGGATTAGATAGCACGAAACATGAAAACAAAACAATAAAAATTAACTAA
- a CDS encoding PLP-dependent cysteine synthase family protein, producing MRNMKLNSILEAIGRTPIVKLGNISKNFKATIWAKLEFMNPGGSMKDRIAKYMIEKAEKEGKIKPGDTILENSSGNTAMGLAIVCRQKGYKLKIVIRNTTSKEKIKMLEVLGVDVIQVDGTLPPEHPESYNNFALNYAKNNPNVYYIDQHNNLDNNESHYLTTGPEIWEQMEGNIDYFVAGVGTGGTLFGAGKYLKERNPNIKLIGIDPIGSIFYDWYKYKKMIKPSRYLIEGIGDEFLIKTAQLEMMDDMLKISDKKAIGWTKKLAFEEGIIAGGSSGANVWGAVQIAEKINREANIVTVICDTGYKYFSTIYNDNWLEKNNLL from the coding sequence ATGAGAAATATGAAATTGAACAGTATACTTGAAGCTATAGGCAGAACACCTATTGTTAAATTGGGTAATATATCAAAGAACTTTAAAGCTACCATCTGGGCTAAACTTGAATTTATGAACCCAGGTGGTAGCATGAAAGATAGAATAGCTAAGTATATGATTGAAAAAGCTGAAAAAGAAGGTAAAATAAAACCAGGCGATACAATTCTTGAAAACTCTTCTGGAAACACCGCAATGGGACTGGCGATTGTCTGTAGGCAAAAAGGATACAAATTGAAAATTGTAATTCGCAATACTACAAGCAAAGAAAAAATTAAGATGCTCGAAGTACTTGGAGTGGATGTTATTCAAGTCGACGGTACGTTACCGCCTGAACACCCTGAATCTTACAACAATTTTGCACTTAATTATGCGAAAAATAATCCCAATGTTTATTATATCGACCAACATAATAATTTGGATAATAACGAAAGCCATTATTTAACTACTGGTCCAGAAATTTGGGAACAAATGGAAGGGAATATAGATTACTTTGTAGCCGGCGTTGGAACTGGCGGTACATTATTTGGAGCTGGGAAATACCTGAAAGAGAGGAATCCAAACATTAAGTTAATTGGCATTGATCCAATTGGTTCCATTTTTTACGACTGGTACAAGTATAAAAAAATGATAAAGCCATCACGTTATTTAATTGAGGGTATTGGAGATGAATTCCTAATTAAAACTGCACAACTTGAAATGATGGATGATATGCTAAAAATCTCAGATAAAAAGGCAATTGGATGGACTAAAAAGCTTGCATTCGAAGAAGGGATTATAGCTGGTGGTTCAAGCGGCGCAAATGTGTGGGGGGCAGTGCAAATCGCAGAAAAAATTAATAGAGAAGCTAATATTGTAACTGTTATTTGCGATACTGGCTACAAGTATTTTAGTACAATTTATAACGATAATTGGCTTGAAAAAAATAATTTGTTGTAA
- a CDS encoding M1 family metallopeptidase, which yields MKTAASIFLLIILTTLFYLQENGISFLTQHQKPIGNYYKGLLKNELKNYTKTADYDIKVNFNPSTKIIDVNEKITWINRSSLPVSELQFHFYANAYKSKRTLFASGWNIQPENETHIDLRNFMINEKKAKLFYFQPEIYNPYDSTVAKSILSKPIYPGDSVNIYFNYSMKIPKSIKRLGYASGRNFYFISQWYPKLGVFEDGKWVCSQYHPYTNFYSDFADYNVSITVPKNFVVGATGNLSYSNETDNKITYVYQQAAVHDFAWFTTDNILYRDQIYRRNDRSEILIKAFVQPEREKYFDRYFKVIKNCLRYFEDNIGVYPYENITIVDVPRTCAAGGMEYPTLFTTSAELFSPVETHQPEYVTAHEFSHQFFYGLLANNEVYEAWLDEGFATYISTKIVYNYYGDELAFFKIASFIPVFGLNLLSYKGIPIIYTLAKIPKQESSEQLKGYYTNIAIGTISEKSYLLPTKLSYVVNSYLKPSLVLESLERYLGHKKMMHILKKYFDKYKFKHPKAEDFINVVQENSDENMDWFFNEFYKSANTYDYLVSNLSYLGKNFYAVFVQKKGNGFFKNEVALITDKDTLYQKWDKDENYHVFIFYTKNKVKAAVIDPERKNLLDVNFANNSYTIEPNYSASLSITIRWFFWIQNALMIIGSIG from the coding sequence GTGAAAACAGCTGCATCAATATTTTTACTAATTATTCTAACTACTCTGTTTTACTTACAAGAGAATGGCATTTCTTTTCTAACTCAACACCAAAAACCAATTGGCAATTATTATAAGGGCTTATTAAAAAATGAGTTAAAAAACTACACTAAGACTGCCGATTATGATATAAAGGTCAATTTTAATCCGAGTACTAAAATTATTGATGTAAATGAAAAAATAACGTGGATAAATCGTTCTTCTTTGCCTGTGAGTGAACTTCAATTTCACTTCTACGCTAATGCTTATAAAAGTAAGAGAACATTGTTTGCTTCGGGTTGGAATATTCAGCCAGAAAATGAGACTCATATTGATTTAAGAAATTTTATGATTAATGAGAAAAAAGCAAAATTGTTTTACTTTCAACCGGAAATTTATAATCCATACGATAGCACCGTAGCAAAATCTATTTTAAGCAAACCAATCTATCCGGGCGATTCAGTAAATATTTATTTCAATTATTCTATGAAAATTCCTAAATCTATTAAAAGGCTGGGTTACGCAAGTGGCAGAAATTTTTATTTTATTTCACAGTGGTATCCTAAATTAGGTGTTTTTGAAGATGGTAAGTGGGTTTGCAGTCAATACCACCCATATACAAATTTTTATTCTGATTTTGCAGATTATAATGTGAGCATTACAGTACCTAAAAATTTCGTAGTTGGAGCTACAGGTAATTTATCTTATAGTAATGAGACTGATAATAAAATTACTTATGTTTATCAACAAGCTGCAGTTCATGATTTTGCATGGTTTACCACAGATAATATTCTCTATCGTGATCAAATCTATAGAAGAAACGACAGAAGTGAAATTTTAATTAAAGCCTTTGTCCAGCCCGAAAGAGAAAAATATTTTGATAGATATTTTAAGGTTATTAAAAATTGTTTAAGATACTTTGAAGATAACATAGGTGTTTATCCCTACGAAAATATAACTATAGTAGATGTGCCCCGCACATGCGCAGCCGGAGGAATGGAATATCCAACTTTATTTACTACAAGTGCTGAATTGTTCTCACCTGTAGAAACTCATCAGCCTGAATATGTAACAGCTCATGAATTTTCTCATCAGTTTTTTTATGGATTATTAGCTAATAACGAGGTATATGAAGCGTGGCTTGATGAAGGCTTTGCTACCTATATTTCCACAAAAATAGTTTATAATTATTATGGTGATGAGTTAGCTTTTTTTAAGATTGCTTCTTTTATACCTGTCTTTGGCCTAAATTTACTTTCATACAAAGGGATACCAATTATCTATACTCTTGCTAAAATTCCTAAACAAGAATCATCTGAACAATTAAAAGGTTATTATACAAACATTGCAATTGGAACCATCTCAGAAAAATCTTATCTGTTGCCGACTAAATTATCTTATGTGGTTAATTCTTACCTTAAACCCTCATTAGTATTAGAATCTCTAGAAAGATACTTAGGCCATAAAAAAATGATGCACATACTGAAAAAGTATTTTGACAAATACAAATTCAAGCATCCTAAAGCTGAAGATTTTATAAACGTTGTACAAGAAAATTCTGATGAAAATATGGATTGGTTTTTTAATGAGTTTTATAAAAGTGCAAATACATACGATTATTTAGTCTCAAATTTATCTTATCTTGGTAAAAATTTTTATGCTGTGTTTGTCCAGAAAAAAGGGAACGGATTCTTTAAAAACGAAGTCGCTTTAATTACAGATAAAGACACCTTATATCAAAAGTGGGATAAAGACGAAAATTATCACGTATTTATTTTTTACACCAAGAATAAAGTTAAAGCCGCAGTCATCGACCCTGAAAGGAAAAATTTGTTAGATGTTAACTTTGCCAACAATTCTTATACTATAGAACCAAATTATTCAGCTTCGCTGTCAATAACTATTCGTTGGTTCTTTTGGATACAGAATGCTTTAATGATTATAGGCAGTATTGGATAA
- a CDS encoding cytochrome c — MKIFFTIVFTLAAIVIAGIVYIYSGSYDVSANSAENKLTKWVLRTIRESSIESRIKNITAPNLENPSLIKQGLAHYKEMCEDCHGSPAKSETEISVGLNPPAPNLVKLGSVIPPEEIFWVTKNGIKMTGMPAWGKTHSDDKIWAIVAAVKKLNRISVKEYDSIKFSDEKEDHKH, encoded by the coding sequence ATGAAAATATTTTTCACTATTGTATTTACATTAGCTGCAATTGTTATAGCAGGCATAGTTTATATATACAGTGGCAGTTATGATGTAAGTGCTAATTCCGCCGAAAATAAATTAACAAAGTGGGTTCTTAGAACAATTAGAGAAAGTTCTATTGAATCGAGAATAAAAAACATAACAGCACCAAATCTTGAAAATCCCTCACTTATAAAGCAGGGACTTGCTCACTATAAAGAAATGTGTGAAGATTGTCATGGTTCTCCTGCCAAATCAGAAACCGAAATTTCCGTCGGTTTAAATCCTCCGGCACCCAATCTAGTTAAACTTGGAAGTGTTATTCCCCCTGAAGAAATTTTCTGGGTAACAAAAAACGGTATTAAAATGACAGGAATGCCAGCTTGGGGGAAAACACATTCTGATGACAAAATTTGGGCAATCGTAGCTGCAGTAAAAAAATTAAATCGTATTTCAGTTAAAGAATATGACAGCATAAAATTTTCAGATGAAAAGGAAGACCATAAACATTAG
- a CDS encoding Hsp20/alpha crystallin family protein has translation MTETTETKKLTWEEALEYEPWVAPLIDIYETDENFYLIAQMPGVTKDNIKIKLENGHLVIMGRIDYDSHVNRKYVLKEIESGNFYRKFKISDNINTDKIDAKLENGLLEVTLPKQEKIRPRRIDIK, from the coding sequence ATGACAGAAACAACTGAAACTAAAAAATTAACTTGGGAAGAGGCGTTAGAGTATGAACCCTGGGTAGCTCCATTGATTGATATATATGAAACAGATGAAAATTTTTATTTGATTGCTCAAATGCCAGGCGTTACTAAAGATAATATTAAAATTAAATTGGAAAATGGTCATTTGGTAATTATGGGAAGGATAGATTATGACAGCCATGTTAATAGAAAATATGTGTTAAAAGAAATTGAGTCTGGGAATTTTTACCGAAAATTTAAAATTTCTGATAATATTAATACTGATAAAATTGATGCAAAGCTTGAAAATGGCTTGCTTGAGGTAACCCTCCCAAAACAGGAAAAAATAAGACCAAGAAGAATTGACATAAAATAA
- the def gene encoding peptide deformylase yields MAIIPITVYGDKILRQKTKKINQIDDEIIVKIKDMFETMHNAHGIGLAANQVGFNESIFVVDLSQVEGYEKIKPVVMINPEIIEESPEKVVMEEGCLSLPLLKAEVERSQIIKVKFIDTDENEQTLEADELFARVILHEYDHLQGKMIPDRVTPDVKKKLQAELKKIMNREIKIDYPITQK; encoded by the coding sequence ATGGCAATAATTCCAATAACAGTATATGGTGACAAAATTCTAAGGCAAAAAACAAAAAAAATTAATCAAATAGATGATGAAATTATTGTTAAAATAAAAGATATGTTTGAAACTATGCATAATGCTCACGGCATAGGTTTAGCTGCTAATCAAGTTGGTTTTAATGAATCAATTTTTGTGGTAGATTTAAGTCAAGTTGAGGGTTATGAAAAAATTAAACCTGTTGTAATGATTAATCCAGAAATAATAGAAGAATCACCCGAAAAAGTTGTAATGGAAGAAGGATGTTTAAGTTTACCGCTCTTAAAAGCAGAAGTTGAAAGGTCGCAAATAATAAAAGTAAAGTTTATTGATACAGATGAGAATGAACAAACTTTAGAAGCAGATGAACTGTTTGCTAGAGTAATTCTGCATGAATACGATCACCTTCAAGGCAAAATGATTCCCGACAGAGTAACACCTGATGTAAAGAAAAAATTGCAAGCCGAACTTAAAAAAATTATGAATAGAGAAATTAAAATTGATTACCCCATTACTCAAAAATGA
- the fmt gene encoding methionyl-tRNA formyltransferase, which produces MKVVFMGTPEFAVASLKKIYQSQHEILAVVTTPDKQRGRGRVVSFTAVKDFAVRYNLRLLQPDELKEKKFIEELKKLDSDLFVVVAFRILPKEVYTIPKFGTINLHASLLPKYRGAAPIQWALINGEKETGVTTFFIEEKVDTGNIILQEKIPIDDEDNYGTLHDKLMNLGADVVIKTIDKLSSKDYKLFKQDNSLASTAPKITKEICKINWDKSAVEIHNLVRALSPYPGAFFVHQNKQYKIFKTRIIADSEEFANAFKDSRFLIHNTQLFAKTGKGILQILEIQLEGRKRMLTEEFLRGYKL; this is translated from the coding sequence ATGAAAGTTGTTTTTATGGGCACACCTGAATTTGCCGTAGCATCCTTAAAAAAAATTTACCAAAGTCAACATGAAATCCTGGCGGTAGTTACTACTCCAGACAAACAAAGGGGACGGGGTAGAGTTGTTAGTTTTACTGCAGTTAAAGACTTTGCCGTTAGATATAATCTAAGATTATTACAACCTGATGAACTGAAAGAGAAAAAATTTATTGAGGAATTAAAAAAACTTGATTCTGATCTTTTTGTAGTGGTTGCTTTTAGAATTTTGCCTAAGGAAGTATACACTATTCCAAAATTTGGCACAATAAACTTACATGCTTCATTATTACCTAAATATCGTGGGGCTGCACCAATTCAATGGGCGTTGATAAATGGCGAAAAAGAAACTGGTGTTACTACTTTTTTTATTGAAGAAAAGGTCGATACTGGCAATATTATCCTTCAAGAAAAAATTCCAATTGACGATGAAGATAACTATGGAACTTTGCACGATAAATTAATGAATTTAGGGGCGGACGTTGTTATTAAAACGATTGATAAATTATCTTCTAAAGACTATAAGCTATTTAAGCAAGATAATTCATTAGCAAGCACCGCACCAAAGATTACCAAGGAAATTTGCAAAATTAATTGGGATAAATCGGCTGTCGAAATTCATAACCTCGTGCGTGCACTGTCGCCTTACCCCGGCGCCTTTTTTGTCCATCAAAATAAACAGTATAAAATATTTAAGACAAGAATAATTGCCGACAGTGAGGAATTTGCAAATGCTTTTAAAGACTCACGATTTTTAATTCATAACACTCAACTTTTTGCTAAGACTGGTAAAGGAATTTTGCAGATTCTTGAAATCCAACTCGAGGGTCGTAAAAGAATGTTAACTGAAGAATTTTTACGCGGTTATAAATTATAA
- the dnaK gene encoding molecular chaperone DnaK — translation MGKIIGIDLGTTNSCVAVMEGNEPVVIPNSEGGRTTPSIVAFTKTGERLVGQPAKRQAVTNPKNTIFSIKRFMGRRIEEVSREIKEVPYQVVAGENGSARVKIEDRLYSPPEISAMILQKMKKTAEDYLGQEVTEAVITVPAYFNDSQRQATKDAGEIAGLHVRRIINEPTAAALAYGLDKKHKDQIVAVYDLGGGTFDISILQIGEGVFEVKSTNGDTHLGGDDFDQRLIDYLAEEFKKQEGIDLRKDPMALQRLKEAAEKAKIELSSSVQTDVNLPFITATQDGPKHLNITITRAKFEQLVDDLIQRTVEPCEKAMKDAGVTPSQIDEVILVGGSTRVPKVQELVKKLFGKEPHKGVNPDEVVAVGAAIQGGVLAGDVKDVLLLDVTPLSLGIETLGGVMTVLIPANTTIPTKKSEVFSTASDNQPSVEIHVLQGERPMAADNRTLGRFHLDGIPPAPRGVPQIEVTFDIDANGILHVSAKDKATGKEQSIRITSSSGLSKEEIEKMKQEAKEHAAEDKKKKEAVEIKNNADNLVFQTKKQIQEMGDKMPADAKSRLETEIAKVEDALKTNDTDRIKSATDGLTKVWNEIAQNLYQQAGSSAQQASGPNGPQAQQKSSAKDEKDVQDASYEVVDDDKK, via the coding sequence ATGGGAAAAATAATAGGCATTGACTTAGGAACAACTAACTCATGCGTTGCTGTAATGGAGGGCAATGAACCAGTTGTAATTCCTAACTCTGAAGGCGGCAGAACTACTCCATCGATAGTTGCTTTTACGAAGACAGGGGAAAGATTAGTAGGACAACCTGCTAAACGGCAAGCAGTGACAAATCCTAAAAATACAATCTTTTCTATAAAACGTTTTATGGGAAGAAGAATTGAAGAAGTTAGCCGAGAAATTAAAGAAGTGCCCTACCAGGTAGTTGCCGGTGAAAATGGTTCAGCTAGAGTTAAAATAGAAGATAGATTGTATTCTCCGCCTGAAATTTCAGCAATGATTTTGCAGAAAATGAAAAAAACCGCTGAAGATTACTTGGGACAAGAAGTAACCGAAGCAGTAATTACAGTACCAGCATATTTTAACGACTCGCAAAGGCAAGCAACAAAAGATGCTGGTGAAATAGCAGGCTTGCATGTGAGAAGAATAATCAATGAACCAACAGCAGCGGCATTAGCATATGGATTGGATAAAAAGCATAAAGACCAAATAGTAGCCGTTTATGATTTAGGTGGCGGTACTTTTGATATTTCTATACTTCAAATTGGAGAAGGTGTTTTTGAAGTAAAATCAACTAATGGTGACACACATCTTGGTGGCGACGATTTTGATCAACGACTTATAGATTATTTAGCTGAAGAATTTAAAAAACAAGAAGGAATAGATTTGCGGAAAGACCCTATGGCGCTTCAAAGATTAAAAGAAGCAGCTGAAAAAGCTAAGATTGAGTTGTCTTCTTCTGTTCAAACAGATGTTAACCTTCCTTTTATAACTGCTACTCAAGATGGACCAAAGCACTTAAATATTACTATAACTCGTGCTAAATTTGAACAGCTTGTAGATGATTTAATTCAAAGGACTGTTGAACCGTGTGAAAAGGCTATGAAAGATGCCGGTGTAACCCCATCACAAATCGATGAAGTAATACTTGTCGGTGGTTCAACTAGGGTTCCAAAAGTACAAGAATTAGTAAAGAAATTATTTGGTAAAGAGCCTCATAAAGGAGTTAATCCGGATGAAGTTGTAGCTGTTGGTGCTGCAATTCAAGGCGGTGTTTTAGCAGGTGATGTGAAAGATGTTCTTTTACTCGATGTAACACCTCTTTCTCTTGGAATTGAAACCTTAGGCGGTGTAATGACTGTGCTAATTCCTGCTAATACAACAATTCCTACTAAAAAAAGTGAAGTTTTTTCAACTGCTTCTGATAATCAACCCTCAGTTGAAATTCATGTTTTGCAAGGTGAACGACCAATGGCTGCCGATAACAGAACGTTAGGCAGATTCCATTTGGACGGCATTCCGCCGGCTCCAAGAGGCGTTCCTCAAATTGAAGTTACTTTTGATATTGATGCTAACGGTATTTTGCATGTCTCAGCTAAAGATAAAGCTACAGGTAAAGAGCAAAGTATTAGAATTACTTCTTCAAGCGGATTATCAAAAGAAGAAATTGAAAAAATGAAACAAGAAGCTAAAGAACACGCTGCAGAGGATAAGAAAAAGAAAGAGGCAGTCGAAATTAAAAACAATGCTGATAACCTTGTATTCCAAACTAAAAAACAAATACAGGAAATGGGCGATAAAATGCCGGCTGATGCGAAAAGCAGACTTGAAACCGAAATTGCAAAAGTTGAAGATGCGCTGAAAACAAATGATACGGATAGAATAAAATCCGCTACTGATGGATTAACTAAAGTATGGAATGAAATAGCTCAAAATCTTTATCAGCAAGCTGGCTCTTCTGCTCAACAAGCATCTGGCCCAAACGGACCTCAAGCGCAGCAGAAATCATCTGCAAAAGATGAAAAGGATGTTCAGGATGCTTCTTATGAAGTTGTTGATGATGATAAAAAATAA
- a CDS encoding biotin--[acetyl-CoA-carboxylase] ligase — MKNELNFFNIEEFDIKLDTEFIGRNFIYCDEVDSTNKLLLESNEFNQNGTVVLAEYQSSGKGRRERTWVSNNGQNLTFSILLKDFTHGKKINLFNLAASLAVSHSIENLYQLKVELKWPNDVLINRKKVAGILLESTSKGNKIEKLVIGIGVNVNQTNFPGKFDIPPTSIRKEFKEIVSRERLLSEILNNYEALIANIKYEPEKILNDWKMKCNMIGEKVKITDGKESKYGIFEDIDQNGFLILKTGDKIETIHFGDVSLR; from the coding sequence ATGAAGAATGAATTAAATTTTTTTAATATTGAAGAATTTGATATTAAGCTTGATACAGAATTTATAGGCCGAAATTTTATTTACTGCGATGAAGTTGATTCCACAAACAAACTTTTGCTGGAAAGCAATGAATTTAATCAAAATGGTACGGTAGTCTTAGCAGAATATCAATCAAGTGGAAAAGGCAGACGAGAACGTACATGGGTAAGTAATAACGGTCAAAATTTGACATTCTCTATTTTGTTAAAAGATTTTACGCACGGCAAAAAAATTAATTTGTTCAATCTTGCAGCATCACTTGCAGTAAGCCATTCAATTGAAAATCTTTATCAATTAAAAGTAGAGTTAAAGTGGCCTAATGATGTATTGATAAATAGGAAAAAAGTCGCTGGAATTCTCTTAGAGTCTACTTCTAAAGGAAATAAAATAGAAAAATTGGTAATTGGAATTGGTGTAAATGTTAATCAGACAAATTTTCCGGGGAAGTTTGACATACCTCCTACTTCAATTCGCAAAGAGTTCAAAGAAATTGTTAGCAGAGAACGTCTATTAAGCGAAATCCTTAATAATTATGAAGCGCTAATTGCAAACATAAAATATGAACCGGAAAAGATTCTTAACGACTGGAAAATGAAATGTAACATGATAGGAGAAAAAGTAAAAATAACAGATGGAAAAGAAAGTAAGTACGGTATCTTTGAAGATATTGACCAAAATGGGTTTTTAATACTAAAAACTGGAGATAAAATTGAAACAATTCATTTTGGAGATGTGAGCTTAAGATGA